A single Musa acuminata AAA Group cultivar baxijiao chromosome BXJ2-1, Cavendish_Baxijiao_AAA, whole genome shotgun sequence DNA region contains:
- the LOC135598437 gene encoding monothiol glutaredoxin-S9-like, giving the protein MPKATRCRSARTRFPSPASNRDRAAVGGGQDGLLTPSSSRSSSSSSTSSPFLGGEGDGAMKQMVAENPVVVVAQRGCCICHAARRLLLGLGVNPAVCEVGEEAAAAGEATALVEAAAEIEALGGHRRPPAMLPVVFVGGRLLGGLDRLVAVHITGELVPILKEAGALWL; this is encoded by the coding sequence ATGCCGAAAGCGACCCGGTGCCGATCGGCGCGGACGCGATTCCCCTCGCCGGCGAGCAACAGGGACCGTGCGGCCGTCGGCGGCGGACAGGACGGCTTGCTCACACCCTCCTCTTCCCggtcttcgtcgtcgtcgtccaccTCCTCCCCCTTTCTCGGTGGTGAAGGCGACGGGGCAATGAAGCAGATGGTGGCGGAGAacccggtggtggtggtggcgcagAGGGGGTGCTGCATATGCCACGCGGCGAGGCGCCTCTTGCTGGGGCTCGGGGTCAACCCTGCGGTGTGCGAGGTCGGCGAGGAGGCCGCGGCCGCGGGGGAGGCGACGGCTCTGGTCGAGGCTGCGGCCGAGATCGAGGCCCTCGGGGGGCATCGCCGGCCGCCGGCGATGCTCCCGGTGGTGTTCGTCGGGGGCAGGTTGCTGGGGGGCCTGGATCGCCTCGTCGCCGTCCACATCACCGGCGAGCTCGTCCCCATCTTGAAAGAAGCCGGTGCTCTCTGGCtctaa
- the LOC135598435 gene encoding uncharacterized protein LOC135598435, whose translation MPLSQHAAAPGSSLIRGGKRRRGRSKGSRAKKKQKRLDSICDAPGPATPAGPQSPGDDRALIRRSSRVRRAPAFLDSSPAPARRRKKRRLRDSPIRSGSGVGGGRRRKKKRRKRRDDGDDLEEGNPVSLQEKDGSPTQEIKMSEEEAEDWRSRLRSRVGKRKGKSRSFEDVAMRKEKESAKPVTSGSVLSSQAIRSSRRGRRRGFGDEVSVIAEETGYQGEVLSSNDHEDSRDKASHGEELKIVTDSPVFSEPNQEIVASLPSEESKENADRTDVADKEDLKQSEEGTAIPNLQLDDVDPGNCLATSLSEHVDDKPVKSEDILKEDKPKPPIFDDKIARKHVKEGRRCGLCGGGTDGRPPKRLVHESSGSDNEAYEGSSASEEPNYDVWDGFGDEPGWLGRLLGPINDRFGIPRIWVHQHCAVWSPEVYFAGLGCLKNVRAALCRGKALKCSRCGRPGATIGCRVDRCPKTYHLPCSRADGCVFDHRKFLIACYDHRHLFQPQGAEYAQQVKKMKTKKLKLEMRKLSHDAWRKDLEAEEKWLENCGEDEEFLKREGKRLHRDLLRIAPIYIGGSENEKNFQGWESVAGLQDVINCLKEVVILPLLYPEIFNSLGLTPPRGVLLHGYPGTGKTLVVRALIGACSRGDKRIAYFARKGADCLGKYVGDAERQLRLLFQVAERCQPSIIFFDEIDGLAPCRSRHQDQTHNSVVSTLLSLLDGLKSRGSVIVIGATNRPDAVDPALRRPGRFDREIYFPLPKLKDRSAILSLHTKSWSNPVSGPLLSWIANQTAGYAGADLQALCTQAAMNALKRNCALQALLSSAEKGFGGGKLPSLPLFMVEERDWLTALAAAPPPCSRREAGMAANDVVTSPLHSHLIPCLLKPLSKLLISFYIDERLWLPPAILKASESLKSVITAALEQKRLHIGFWWSHFDSLINQPSVANEIERTLCHYGLVTARSGYDHSYMLDDVNFDFEKFDSYRSKLSEFSDPSKSKIKLVELGQSSGFRALIAGTPRSGQQHLASCLLHGFSGHLEIQKVNLATMSQEGHGDIIHGLTQILLKCMKRGRCMIYMPRIDLWAIETLRKEPEYNDSGPETCKLSAVSVVNDVIRIASEAWNLFVEQVDSVTAPASLIIMATCEMQIHSLPVGIKKFFTNYVPDDAGSIPLEHTVPRFSVDVDGKFNHDLLISSCAAKLSEDLVQHYIQLIHHHTHLVNSHDVNETFQTMEAHSEPQTHCERQATLVTNKQMDPNQKASGVGDQDQQHVAGDQVWPLPSTLRGHDEIGNQHHSHQDSIPKTLHKGVKGGSVLSIATFGYQILRSPHFAELCWVTSKLKEGPCADVNGPWKRWPFNSCVMNTCSSPEKVVTGVNSNPKDRELSGTVRGLIAVGLLAYRGIYTSVREVSFEVRKVLELLVGQIRARISGRKDTFRYLRILSQVAYLEDVVNSWAYTFRSLPAESHRTAPNAKPTILGDAAMDIGLNENYILGNRSSVPIVPEKGCNELQDMLARGNPDEFVNDGEDNNLIQGLASQSVSTSDVCVLEKGELFPSAPCPSGLYQSSEAAGALPSGNGMSRFESPIVKSPETKDQSSGLEKTESNLPSVTNIYNDDSVVKDTTSYSTRFSNPCNDSVNVLSSNNAGFVTDELATATNFAHGSSSSLSTVSGISCLYCCCCRCLQTLFVLVRGILSDSWRSCGHCSRIDDIHDILASCSLNIVATIRQCFCSPSSHGNEESFGREQYVRMQSEHCACEKHSDKQLQKVPGHCSSSEVESVPAECVYHLRNKNETGTTDYESDSLAPVLKFFLKDGVLMPADPQIGAALHCRFDKLCLSSIVQMILLNKQHLD comes from the exons ATGCCGTTGTCTCAGCACGCGGCCGCACCGGGCTCTTCGCTGATCCGCGGGGGTAAACGGCGGAGGGGCCGGTCGAAGGGATCCCGCgccaagaagaagcagaagaggcTGGACTCAATTTGCGACGCTCCTGGCCCTGCTACCCCCGCGGGTCCGCAATCGCCCGGCGACGACCGCGCCCTCATCCGCCGCAGCTCCCGCGTCCGCCGGGCCCCGGCCTTCCTCGACTCGTCCCCTGCCCCCGCGCGCCGGAGGAAGAAGCGTAGGCTCCGGGATTCCCCAATACGGTCCGGCTCTGGTGTTGGTGGTGGTcgcaggaggaagaagaagaggcggaAGAGAAGGGATGATGGAGATGATCTAGAAGAGGGAAATCCGGTTTCGTTGCAGGAAAAAGATGGTTCTCCTACTCAAGAAATTAAAATGTCGGAAGAGGAAGCAGAAGATTGGAGGTCACGACTGCGATCTAGGGTtggaaaaagaaagggaaaatcACGCTCTTTTGAAGACGTCGCTATGAGGAAAGAAAAGGAGTCAGCGAAGCCAGTGACAAGTGGGAGTGTACTTAGTTCACAGGCAATTCGATCCAGTAGGAGGGGCAGAAGAAGGGGTTTTGGCGACGAAGTCAGTGTGATCGCTGAAGAAACTGGATATCAAGGTGAGGTTTTGTCTTCAAATGATCATGAAGATAGTCGTGACAAAGCCTCTCATGGAGAGGAACTTAAAATTGTCACAGATTCGCCAGTATTTAGTGAACCAAACCAGGAAATTGTGGCTTCTTTACCATCCGAGGAGAGTAAAGAAAATGCAGACCGTACAGATGTGGCTGATAAAGAAGATCTCAAGCAGTCCGAAGAAGGAACTGCAATCCCAAATCTGCAGCTGGACGATGTTGATCCTGGTAATTGTTTAGCTACCTCATTAAGTGAACATGTTGATGACAAACCTGTAAAGAGTGAAGACATCTTAAAGGAAGATAAACCGAAGCCACCCATTTTTGATGATAAGATTGCAAGGAAGCATGTTAAGGAGGGCCGGAGGTGTGGGCTGTGCGGGGGTGGGACTGATGGAAGGCCACCTAAGAGACTTGTTCATGAGTCATCAGGGAGTGATAATGAGGCTTATGAAGGATCTTCAGCTTCGGAGGAACCAAACTATGACGTATGGGATGGGTTTGGTGATGAGCCTGGATGGCTTGGGAGGCTCTTGGGTCCCATTAATGATCGGTTTGGCATTCCTCGTATTTGGGTTCATCAACATTGTGCTGTTTGGAGTCCAGAG GTTTATTTTGCTGGCTTGGGCTGCCTGAAAAATGTTAGAGCTGCACTATGTAGGGGAAAAGCATTAAAGTGCAGTCGCTGTGGGAGACCTGGAGCAACCATTGGTTGCCGTGTTGATCGATGCCCTAAAACTTATCATCTG ccTTGCAGTCGGGCAGATGGTTGTGTATTTGATCATCGCAAGTTTCTCATAGCATGCTATGATCATAGGCATCTATTCCAACCTCAAGGAGCTGAATATGCTCAACAAGTTAAGAAAATGAAAACTAAGAAGCTAAAGCTAGAAATGAGAAAACTTTCACATGATGCATGGAGAAAGGACTTAGAAGCTGAAGAGAAATGGTTAGAGAACTGCGGAGAAGATGAAGAGTTTTTGAAGCGAGAAGGCAAGAGGCTTCATAGAGATCTCTTAAGAATTGCACCTATATATATTGGGGGttctgaaaatgaaaaaaattttcaaggCTGGGAGTCTGTTGCTGGTCTGCAAGATGTCATCAATTGCTTGAAAGAAGTAGTGATATTACCTCTTTTGTATCCTGAAATCTTCAATAGTTTGGGCCTTACACCTCCTAGGGGTGTTCTATTGCATGGTTACCCTGGTACTGGTAAAACGCTGGTTGTGAGAGCATTGATTGGTGCATGCTCTCGTGGGGATAAAAGAATTGCTTACTTTGCTCGCAAGGGTGCTGATTGTTTGGGAAAGTATGTTGGTGATGCAGAGAGACAATTAAGACTTCTTTTTCAGGTAGCAGAGAGATGTCAGCCTTCTATAATCTTTTTTGATGAGATTGATGGTTTAGCCCCATGCCGCTCTAGGCATCAAGATCAAACACATAATTCGGTTGTATCTACTTTACTCTCCTTGCTTGATGGTTTAAAATCTCGAGGTTCAGTGATTGTAATAGGTGCTACTAATCGTCCGGATGCTGTTGATCCTGCTCTGAGGAGACCAGGTAGATTTGACCGGGAAATATACTTCCCGCTTCCCAAACTGAAGGATAGATCTGCTATTTTATCACTTCACACAAAGAGTTGGTCGAATCCTGTATCTGGACCTCTTCTTTCATGGATTGCAAACCAAACCGCTGGTTATGCTGGAGCTGATCTGCAGGCACTTTGTACCCAAGCAGCAATGAATGCCTTGAAGAGGAATTGTGCACTGCAAGCACTGTTATCTTCTGCTGAAAAAGGGTTTGGTGGCGGTAAACTTCCTTCCCTGCCTTTGTTTATGGTTGAGGAAAGGGACTGGTTGACAGCTCTTGCAGCTGCTCCTCCCCCGTGTTCACGTAGAGAAGCAGGAATGGCAGCAAATGATGTAGTCACTTCACCTCTTCACTCTCATCTCATTCCATGTCTTCTCAAGCCACTGTCAAAACTCCTGATTTCGTTTTACATTGATGAACGGCTCTGGTTACCTCCTGCAATTCTGAAGGCATCAGAGTCTCTTAAGAGTGTCATTACTGCAGCACTTGAACAGAAAAGACTTCACATTGGCTTTTGGTGGTCtcattttgattctttgattaaCCAACCATCTGTTGCAAATGAGATAGAGAGAACTCTTTGTCACTATGGCCTTGTAACTGCTAGATCAGGATATGATCATTCTTATATGCTGGATGATGTCAATTTTGACTTTGAAAAGTTTGATTCATATAGATCGAAACTGTCTGAATTTTCTGATCCTAGTAAGTCAAAAATAAAGCTTGTTGAATTAGGACAATCATCAGGGTTCCGAGCTTTAATTGCTGGAACACCCAGGTCTGGCCAGCAACATCTAGCCAGCTGTCTCCTTCATGGCTTCTCAGGCCATTTAGAAATTCAGAAGGTTAATTTGGCGACCATGTCACAGGAAGGACATGGAGATATCATTCATGGATTGACACAGATACTCT TGAAATGCATGAAGAGAGGAAGATGCATGATCTATATGCCTAGGATTGATCTGTGGGCAATTGAAACTCTCAGGAAGGAGCCCGAGTATAATGATTCTGGCCCAGAGACCTGCAAATTATCCGCTGTGTCTGTGGTAAATGACGTGATAAGAATTGCTTCAGAAGCTTGGAATCTTTTTGTTGAGCAGGTGGATTCTGTGACAGCACCTGCATCTTTAATCATTATG GCCACTTGTGAAATGCAAATTCATAGTCTTCCAGTTGGAATAAAGAAATTCTTCACAAATTATGTGCCAGATGATGCTGGTTCAATTCCTCTCGAGCACACTGTACCACGATTCTCAGTTGATGTAGATGGAAAATTTAACCATGATCTGCTAATTAGTTCATGTGCTGCAAAATTATCAGAGGATTTGGTTCAGCATTATATTCAGTTGATTCATCACCATACTCATTTGGTCAATTCTCATGATGTGAATGAAACCTTTCAAACCATGGAAGCTCATTCAGAACCTCAAACACACTGTGAGAGACAAGCAACTTTAGTCACTAACAAGCAAATGGATCCTAATCAGAAAGCTTCAGGAGTTGGAGACCAAGATCAGCAACATGTAGCTGGCGATCAGGTGTGGCCCCTGCCATCTACTTTAAGAGGTCATGACGAAATTGGCAATCAGCACCATAGTCATCAAGATTCGATTCCAAAAACTCTTCATAAAGGCGTGAAGGGTGGTTCCGTGTTGTCAATTGCAACATTTGGCTACCAAATTTTACGAAGCCCTCATTTTGCAGAGCTTTGTTGGGTAACCTCAAAACTGAAAGAAGGACCTTGTGCAGATGTAAATGGTCCTTGGAAGCGTTGGCCATTTAATTCTTGTGTGATGAATACTTGCAGCTCACCTGAAAAAGTAGTTACTGGAGTAAATAGCAATCCTAAAGATAGGGAACTCTCTGGTACAGTAAGAGGCTTAATAGCAGTAGGCTTATTGGCTTACCGTGGTATTTACACATCAGTCAGAGAAGTGTCATTTGAGGTTAGAAAGGTTTTAGAGCTCTTAGTTGGACAGATTCGTGCTAGGATTTCAGGCAGGAAAGACACATTCCGTTACCTTCGTATTCTCTCACAGGTGGCTTACCTTGAGGATGTTGTTAATAGTTGGGCTTACACGTTCCGCAG TTTACCAGCGGAGAGTCATAGAACAGCACCAAATGCTAAGCCAACAATTTTAGGGGATGCAGCAATGGATATTGGCCTTAATGAAAACTACATTCTTGGAAATAGATCAAGTGTGCCAATTGTTCCTGAAAAGGGCTGCAATGAACTTCAAGACATGTTAGCCAGAGGAAATCCTGATGAATTTGTGAATGATGGTGAAGACAATAATTTGATCCAAGGACTGGCATCTCAGTCAGTGTCTACTTCTGATGTTTGTGTCTTAGAAAAAGGTGAGCTTTTCCCATCTGCTCCTTGTCCATCTGGATTATATCAAAGTTCTGAAGCTGCAGGTGCACTACCAAGTGGAAACGGAATGAGCAGATTTGAGAGTCCAATTGTGAAAAGTCCAGAAACCAAGGATCAATCTAGTGGCTTGGAAAAGACAGAAAGCAATCTTCCTTCAGTGACTAATATCTATAATGATGACAGCGTAGTGAAGGATACAACCTCTTACTCCACAAGATTTTCAAATCCTTGCAATGATTCGGTAAATGTTCTTTCTTCGAACAATGCTGGGTTTGTTACTGATGAACTGGCTACAGCAACTAACTTCGCACATGGAAGTAGTAGCAGTCTTTCAACTGTTTCTGGTATTTCGTGTCTTTACTGCTGTTGTTGCCGCTGCCTGCAAACTTTGTTTGTGTTGGTTCGCGGGATTCTCTCTGATTCCTGGAGGTCTTGTGGTCATTGTTCAAGGATTGATGATATTCATGATATTCTTGCTTCATGTTCCTTGAATATCGTAGCAACAATTAGGCAATGCTTTTGTTCTCCAAGTAGTCATGGTAATGAAGAAAGCTTTGGAAGAGAACAATATGTCAGAATGCAGTCTGAACATTGTGCCTGTGAGAAACACAGTGATAAACAACTTCAGAAGGTACCTGGCCATTGCTCTTCTTCTGAAGTTGAAAGTGTACCTGCAGAATGTGTTTACCACTTAAGAAACAAGAATGAGACTGGGACAACTGATTATGAGAGTGATTCCCTTGCACCAGTTTTGAAGTTTTTTCTTAAAGATGGTGTATTGATGCCTGCAGATCCCCAAATAGGAGCCGCCCTCCATTGTAGATTTGATAAGCTATGCCTTTCTTCCATAGTACAAATGATTTTACTGAATAAGCAACATTTGGATTGA
- the LOC135598008 gene encoding uncharacterized protein At4g28440-like has protein sequence MATEQQKQGGAGGAKRKPVFTKVDQLKPGTSGHTLTAKVLTSETVLHKGRTGAAAVHLHPTTIAECLIGDETGTILFTARNEQVDLMKPGTTVTLRNAKIDMFKGSMRLAVDKWGRIEVTGPANFTVKEDNNLSLIEYELVNVADE, from the exons ATGGCGACGGAGCAGCAGAAGCAGGGAGGAGCAGGAGGCGCGAAGAGGAAGCCGGTGTTCACGAAGGTGGATCAGCTGAAGCCCGGAACCAGCGGCCACACCCTCACGGCCAAGGTGCTCACCTCCGAGACCGTCCTTCACAAGGGCCGCACCGGTGCCGCCGCCGTCCACCTCCACCCGACCACGATCGCAGAGTGCCTCATTGGCGACGAGACGGGCACCATTCTCTTCACCGCCCGCAACGAACAGG TTGATTTGATGAAACCGGGCACCACAGTCACCCTCCGCAATGCAAAGATTGATATGTTCAAGGGGTCAATGAGACTGGCCGTCGACAAGTGGGGGCGCATCGAGGTCACCGGGCCTGCTAATTTCACGGTAAAAGAGGACAACAACTTATCCCTCATCGAGTACGAGCTGGTGAATGTGGCGGACGAGTGA